The DNA segment ACATGAAAAGTAAAGATCACAAGCATTTTTTAGCCCAATTTCCCATACCCAACAATTTAAGAACACAATCACGGCCAAGAGACATTTCAGagtgaattttttatttgttaaatatgtcAAGATAAAGTATTTTCAAAAGTTTATTGACAATGAGAACACAGACAGCCTAATAAAATCAGTACCGTGGCATGAGCAAATGGATTTTGTAACCCATCAAATCTGTAATATTAATCCATCTTATTTGGgtagattattaaaaaaatcctcgAGAATTTTCATTCTTTCTACTTAGTCCTCACTTTTATCATTACTTTTTAATCTCCactttattgaaattatttcatGTTCATCCTTACCTATTAGGGTTAGGCTTGATCGATGCCAATATTATCAAGTGCACACCGATGGCACCTCTGGCACCAGGCATGACTGCCCCTCAAATTGGGGGCACGATCTCACACCTTGCTCTTTCAGGGAATTATGTAATAAATTAAACATACAACTCATTTATCATGACaataaaatttgaatgaaatattCGTTTATGTGTGAACTTAGTCATAAGATGCCACAGTATggcataaatattaatttacacCTTTCTTAggaaaacattttttaaatcaaatttctaTCTTATAACCTACAAAAAACGAAGTATGCGGCAATTACATCATGCATTATAAAAACTTATGCAAGGGTCTACATATTGCATCACAGTCAAAACATTAAATACTCAAAATATAATGCGGTTGATTGATGTTATTAGGTGAAAAGCTTGAAGtgttcaataaaaatcaaagttaATAATGTTTCACAATCTAGAGTAGTctctgtgaaaaaaaaataccttaTTTGAATCCTTTTCATAACTGCATAGAATAATTCAAGCAATCTCTCCCTTGTGAAGGATTTTATTTCACCCATCAAgccaaaatcataataaatgaGAGATCCATCCCTATTGATGGCAAGATTGCCAGGATGGGGATCAGCATGAAAGAAACCAGTCTTCAGTATATGAAatggtaataaaaataaacatgtcAATAGTTCACATGAATACACCTTCATTacttggattttcttagaaggaAAATTCACAAAAGATGAACCCAGATGTAACAGTCAAAACAGTGGTAAGATACACCTTGAACAGCCTCACTTAGCATGTCAGGCTAATATCCCTCTGCACTGCAGATTTCAGGATGACAAAAGGATGCATTCAAAGTCTAAAAGGAAGTTTTCAAAAAGAAAGACCAGCAATTTGTTCTGATTCAGTTATAAGTTTACAGTTTCCAATATAAACTCAGTACATATCTATTCTTCCAACAAATTATGCAACCAATTCGACAAAAAAACTTTCCAAATACAAGGAATTCTTGATTGATACATATTGATTAAAGGTAGGAGAAGAAATATATTTGCTCTTCATCACAATCCTACCTAAAGAATAGTAGGATTGAAACAAATGGCAACACAAATCAAAGTTGCAGATCCATTTTAGGCTCATTAATTAATGATTGCTTTCAATATTCAAAGGCATCAATCAAACAGTATATTATCCAAACAGTCAATCTTAATGGTAGAATTAAATCCCTCTTGGGATATGTAAAGCTACAGAAAAAGTATTGCAAAACTGCAATGTTAGAGAATGGCCACACCATTATAGATATAATGGAAATTGACTCACCAGTGAGGATAAAATATTGCATCACATACCATATCATAAATATGTGTCAAAgggaaaattgaaattaaatcaGATAAAGCTTTGTAGTCCATACTTAACATAGATGCTATATAGAAAAGATGCTAAACTCACCTGAATTAGTATGCTTCTATTACACGAGAAGCAATCTGAGAGCGATTGTAGCCCCGTGCCTCTATTTTTTCCATGTCATTTATCTTAATTCCTGTTCAAAAAAGAAGCTTCATTAGTCATATTCTACAAGCACATAGCTTGAATTACAACCACTTCATATTCAACCAAGCCGACAAGTATATATGTTGATGACTACATAAACACAAACTTAAtgcaatagaataataatagCTATGATGGCATTATAGCTAAACTTACCTGGAACATACTCCAAGGTTAGCACTTTTGAGGAAGTATAGTCCCAATGGACAAGCTATAAacatgaaggaaaaaagaaatcaagattcaGAAAATCTTAGCAAATTGAACATATTATAAGGCCAAAAGCAACAAGGGAAGTAATTAATTACATAAGAACTATTCAATCAGGAAAAACAAGCTTTAAGAAACAGGTTTTGCTAGTGAAAGAAACCTACAGGTACACAAACCCACTTTATGTTACAAAAATGCCGACGGAATCTATTAGCATTTTTTCCTTCATTGATACAGTCAATTTCTTCATACAGAATCCTGAAGTTCACACAAATAACCAAATATTATGAAGATAAAGCCCCATAAAtaatcaaagagaaagagaCTTATGCAGGAACATTTGTGATGGAATTGGCCAAGTTACTAGCGAACATTAGAGATATGAGATAAGCATTGTTGccctaataaataaatcaaatgctAAAGAGTAAAGACACAAATCATTAGAATCATAAAGTTCTTAGGACTAAAACCTAAATACACCTTTAGTAGATGATTGGGAATTCCACAAGTACCATGAAATGTATCAAAGTACATGAAAGCCATCAACAAAACTTAAATGCTTACTTTGAGCATTCATCATATATGCCTAGCCAATCCCTTGAAGGACCTCCAAATGTTTCACTCCTCTGAAAGTATTCCGTTATTAGTTTTAAGTTTCTTGTAAGAAATGTAACGATTATAATTGAACTGATACTAGCAATAGAAATTATCATGCTACAATAGTAAAGATAACCTAGATATGTACTTGATAGTAGAAGCACTTTAAAACCATcataaaaatgttataaatataaaaggatATAGATCTCTTACTTAGGTCAATTTCAAAAAGTTTCTTTAGActgtaatgattgcaaataaactaacccctttagtcccacatcggctatgagatggactctttgtgtgcatataagtgatgagcatccttcaccactaggccggtcttttggtgacacgctctcctcaccacttgtgtgcataacaTAGACTAGGTCTCTGGATCTTTAACACCACTTTCTCCCCATTATGTAGAATAGCCCGATGCACCTAAATATTGTGATCAAAAGTCAGATTACAATGAGGCAAAACGTCAAAAACATTTGAACACATTGCAGGATATGTTGAACTGGTAAAAACATATAGACACATAGCAGGGTTAATTGCAAcctatatttagaaaaattctGTTGGAACAACCTCACTAATAactaaatataatgaaaagaataggtaagaaagaagccaaaagaggggaaaaaaaagacTCCAACCTATACCAATCAACTAGGACAACATTTATAAAAGTCCTTAAAAtacaatttcataaaaattctaGGGAAAAGAtccaaaaagaaatccaagCATTGAATCTACCATGGAAACTCCTAATGCAACATCAAAGAAGTTCCAATTGTACTCAAGAGTTCCATAGATGAATTATTTACGGAAGAAAAACACAGGAAAacacaaaaccaaagaaaaagaagtgaaCATACTACTCTAAAAATCAAATGCGGCTGATCCACCCACCATATAGACAGCATTAGCACAGAAATTAACTAAGTAAAGCACATATATTTACAATCATAGTAAATACCAATTgaccaaattaaaattgattgtAGCTAGGCATTTTGTTCACCGAATGCCAGTAACACCAATTAGATAAAATGCTAAACAACTCCGAACAAAAGACAATTCAACGATCTAAATTGCCAACATGCAGACTCCAAAGAACGaaagaatgaaaaaagaaaCGCAATCCATATCAGCACCATGGAAGAAAACACAAAGACAAACCTGAGAAAAAAGAGATCGAAAACGAGAAAACAAGACTGAattgaaggagaaaagaagcGATAGAGTCGAACATTTACTCGGAGaactttgcaaaaaaatatcatataaatatggatatatatatatatatatatataatattaaaattctatgatttttaattaaaactaattatataatattatctaaatcaaccacatatatatatatatatatggcttggGTTTTATGGTGTTGTGTTAAAAGGCTTATAAAGAGTGCATCATTCTCCCAGTGTGTGTATACAAGAATTTGAACTCAAAACTACTTATTTAATAAATGCAAAGCTTTGTCGGTTGAAtcaactcctgatggtgtataaaaaaatcttataattctTTTACGAAATTAACtagtataattatataaaactttTATGCGACATTTTTCACGACTCTAATAGATCGTCAGAAATAACGCGTCGCAATCCAAGATACGTCAGTCTCTAAAAGTTTTGCAACACATTTTCCGACGTCAATAGATCATTATaaataatgtgtcgcaatcAATGTCGCAAACCAATTACATGTTAGGTCCCAAAATTTTACGACATATTTTTgcaatgttcttaaatggtttttttcgtttttatttttgtttttcatgacacgatttttggtttttatcgCGACGTTGTTGCATTTCATCATCATAATTCAGCAACATTTTTTTACAGCTGTCAGTGAAATTTATGTAGCAAATAGCATTTTTCTCAGTAGTGTATAAGTACTTGATCTGATTTTTaaactattactattattttattaataacacaaaGCATTActatttctttcttattattatttttttaataatataacaatagcAAAATTTAACTCAAGTGGTTAAGAccactttttaataataaaaaaaaagtcctAAATTTAATCCTGCTTTAGAGTCAGACCTGTTGTACTCGATTAACTGACCCGTACCCCCTATAATTAGATACTTCCAGTTTTATTGTTGTGTGTCACACCAGtaagtttaaaaattaaggatggattaataattttaaatgaattttttaaaataaatgacttgaaaaatattttttttttggaaagcttgaaaatttttatgaagTAAAGTGGTATGTTCTTTTTTTAGGTTACGTTTGGTTAAATGTAACTGTAAATACAGTGGATTTTCAGTTATAATGTAACTagaaaaacatggattttaaAATACAGTGCAGCCAAATATGGTGTTTGGTTAGATATAATTGTAGATgttgtattataagattttgtatttggttagagaaatttgtaaatttggaattaaaaatcttttatacactaaatattttaatgttatttttaatgattttaagtattgtattaattagtttaactattaaattttttattaaattaattattaaaattattattatattttttattttttattatattttgcaattttgaaatttaattattaacccaataaaaaatgtatttatgAATTCTTCATACATTTCtactatattatttaattattttaattatagtaTTGAacatttaactattaattttattattaaattagttatattaACACCAATTTAGCCGCCCTCCAGGCCCACCACCACGTGGACTAATCAGCGAATGTTATTCAAATAAAAGTTGGTACCAACCGTGGAGAACCCAAGGTGGAGTGGTGCGTGTGGGTTCCCCGTCCCCGCAGCCGTCCTTCTGTCCTACTGCTGTCTCCCACCCGGATCCACATTACCCGAAGCTCTCATCGCATTTACGTCCACGTGTCAAAATCTCAACCCTCTGTGAAGTTCTCTTCGGCATAACTAGCATTCAATATCATAACCCTAATAACTTTTAGGTTATGAGGCCTTGAATGCTAGTTCCGCCGAAGCTTCTTTGCAAGTTATTAGGGAAAAGGATCCAAAGTCGTTTTTTCTTTAGTATCATAACCTGAAGGCTAATGCTGATCGTTTATTCGCACCAACTATCCATGTTTTCCAATCTAAATGggattcttcttctttctttattagtAATGGTATTGCGTAGTGGTtagttgataattttattattaatgacGTTGTGCGGCTGGggagaaataatatatatgtccTTAGAACCGATATTGATCGGCCAACAAGTTTAATATTAGAGGGCCCGAGCAGGGCAAGTAAAATTGCTTGGGCTAGATCATTGGACCCACATAACTATATCTGTGGACACATAGAATTTAATGCAAATGTCTTCAGGAATGATGTCATGTACAATGTGATTGATGACATCGCACCTCAGTATCTTCGGTTGAAGCATTAGAAGGAATTACTTGGTGTTCAGAGAAATTGGCAGTCAAACTGCAAGTATGAGAAACCTGTTTATGTAGCAGGTGGTGTTCCTGCAATTATCTTATACAATCCTAGGCCTAATTCCAACTATTCAAAATTTCTTCAGAGAGCTGAACATATTTCTCTGCGACAATGGACACATCAGAATGCGGTTTTCGAGTTCATTTTCTCTCCGATGTTTCGGTAATCTGGTGATATGTCTGGTTCTACATCAGTGTCTGTTTAATTTACAAATTGCTATTATTAGGTCATTCTCTCTGTCATCAAAGTAGCAAATGGATTCCCGTACCAGCCTCTTGATTACTGCAACACAAGCTGAGAGTGAAGTATACGTTTGGGACTTGGTTAATCCTATTTATTTTAGGTTGCTTGAACATCACCAATGACCATTTGATAGACCGTATGACATTGTCGTCGTTCAAATAAGATTCAACTATAATTTGAGGAGAGCTATTCAGATCCATAAGTGCTGGTTAACTTTCCATTTATTTCGCAATCATGTATTATCCTTTTTAAATAGTCTTGGTGTAATTTCCGTTAACAATGTAATATGAGTTGTCTCTAGCTTTGTTAGtagatttaaataatatgtaatcAACGTGGAGAAGGATTTTAATGTTCAATTCaatgtttattaatatatttctttcacatgtcttgtttttattttattctgtatTATCAATatgaatatttgtttttaattttctgtacataaaagattttttttatatttctcttaCGGGTATTTATTCAATctcttgttatttatattttttttcaacatcACTTGTATTTTACATACGTATATATTTACTTGTACTCCATTTGTATTTTAACTATATGTTTTCtggttgtattttattaattaaatttgttgtactttatttttaatctttttcttattcaaaaCAAGAAATATCGTAATTTGTGTATATAGGCCTTACTTGTTATTCTAACCTACTTCTTTAGGTCATGGTTTCCAtcaatgttttaataaccgAACTGGTTAGGCAACCGGTTCTGGTCCAACCtgccggttcaaccggatttaattttttttaaataaataaatatttaaaaattaaaaaatatttaaaataagtaaaatataatttcaaaaataagaaaataataataaaaaagatgcaAAATTACATATTGTAAAGTTAAATTACTTTATATGGTCACATAGTCTcaactttacataaaattaaaatttcaaaatacaaatatacaaaaatacaactatacaacaaatattgaaaaataaagaattaaataaaatataagtatacaagtatacaacaacaacaataatgattaaaaaataaaaaaccaaaccgttcaaatgtttagtttaaCACTTTgactttaatgatttaattattgattagtgtaaaattataatttaatcataataaattataatatattaatatcattatgcatcttgctttttatttttttatttttttgacttttttctttttaaaatttggaccaagttaataagtttattaactttatttaagttttttaattatacaataaataaattaattaaataatttaaattaataaattagccagACCGGTTCACCGGTTCATCGATTAAACCTGCTGAACCAGCCGGTCCGGTTCTTTAGTGGTTTATATCACTAATCGGACCGGTTTAtcggccggttcccggttgaaccggccggtccggtatggtttttaaatcattggttTCCATTATCACATCactaatatgtatttttatatttatataacatgTACTAAATTTATCTTCTTTTAATATACATTATAGCCTCTatatgttgtatttctttttataggttgtttttcttgttttctatcggttgttttttcttctttgtgttAGGCATCATTACTGTACACCGATCCGAGAGAACTTCACAGAGGGTTGAGATTTCGACACGTGGACGTAGATGTGATGACAGGTTCAGGTAATGTGGATCCGGGTGGGAGACAACAGTAGGACCCAAGCGCATTACTCCACCTTAAGATCTCCACGGTTGGAGCCAACTTTTATTTGAATAACATCCGCTAATTGGTCCACATGGCGGTGGGCCAGGGGTAGCCATCCGGTAATATTAACTCGGATGGCCGCCACCGGTGAGGTCCAAGGCCTATATATTGACATCAATTTACTTTAATATGTGTTCTTGAAGGAGATCCTCGGTGACACTCTTTTATTCAAACTATGCCACTTTATTTACTATAATCTGAGTTACATCGGATTTTAGAATCCTGTAAATCAAACACCGTATTTCTAAAAAcccagtaactcaagttacataTAACTTAAAatccctccaaacaaacactaaatAGTTTGATAAAATATTGATGCTGCcttatcatattaaaaatagtaTTCACAATAATATCACTTCAACTCATGTGATTGTGGATTTGTCATAGCGGATTGCAGTTAACACTTAAAATTGAgtataaataacataaatacttaaTAAATTAGTGTTTTTTATAAACCTTaaaacaaatatgtataaaggtatagattaaaaaataaaatactaaattaaataaaaatatttataaaatactaaataaagaGGGTTTTGTATAGTTATGTTGTGTCAGGATGGGCGAGTAATAGTTTCTCGAGTCTTTATCAGTCATGTGCATGTGGATTAACCAATGTATTATGTGAAAGCATGCACGAAAGATGATCATCTTGTCATTTGAACTAATATTGCAATATAATCCAAATCCATATCAACATGCTTTGTTTTATCTCAGGCTGCGAATATTCCTAGGGACCATGCCATTATATTGATTGTGGTGGGCACCATGTCAATATATCAACAtgctttgttttatcttttaccATGAATATTTATGGGGATCATGCCATTGAAGGTGTGGACACCATGTCAATATAATTTTTGCCATCAAATTAGCATTTGGAGTGGAAAAGCCCAACTTGTCAACTTCAACATTAGCTTTAACAACAAGTTTGTATTGTATTATGCtgagttttttcttctttttttctttctttctttcttgttgtattATCTGTTCTTGATATTTGTATACTTACCTCCCACAACATGcttctaaaataatattttaaccaCCTCCTAAAATGCCATTACATGATCCCACGATGTGAATTCTTTCTTCCATGTCATCCTCCTTGTATGTTCATCCTATTATTTAACAAGAGATAAAGCTGACACTGTTAAATTGATAAGGATGCAAATGTACATGCCGATCACTTAATAATAGTGTGTGTAAAATAGAGTGTCGATCGACGGaaaaaaagtgaatactagtaatagtcCTAATTCTAAAAAATAGCTTAAGTGAtcgagtgatgtgtgtgaacaaaagaaaataaaagcaagaagtaTGGAGATAAAGCCGGAGGgaaatcaagggaaaaaaatgatattcCAGCATAATATCCGTCTAGGGTATGAAGTACAGGATAAAAGTTGACTAAATAGGTGCAGAGCcaatacagacatccacacaatcgcattaacacactatgaaacctcactgtaagctaatgacaatctcttaagtagataatctccttCGTAGAGATGGATTACCTCTAATCCGAATATAGAGTagagatgcgatttctcctaaaatttacTCCACGTGATTGCAAAGAGTacggagattatcactaactcacttGTGAGGATTAAGGGAGACGAgatctccaaagtaccctaaccacaggcttactcacaatcccctctaattgcggcatgtctatgctaggtgggaatttcttctcatcacaaaGTGAATAGAGCATGATAGGtagggctttcgcctcgttAGCAATCAAGCGTTCAACACGTAAGTatattcaaatagaaatgattgtaattaagaaaacaaataaagcatCAAAGGTCCAGCAACCAACgtcaatgaaataaaccctagagtttaactatgacaaaatatctacaaattagccctctattaaAGGAGGGTAAGCAtttaagatacaaataataggaggagatatgaaaaacatgaaaaccccttctcaatcgtgccGTTGGATGATCGGTGGAGAAGccctagaaaagcttccacacaTACCGGAAAAGTGAGCTCGACATCTACAATCTTTAATCCCCTTGattgtggatccaaatctcccttgAAATATAACCTTGAGTGCTAGAAAttcatctcctttcttccctaacttTGCCTCCAAGAGTCGctcaaaagaaaagtaaaagttaCCCTAAAAATCTATATCagatctatttatacccgactgctaAGGAGCTGCTTACAAGCGTAAGGACGTAGTTGTAAGGGAGTTGGAGAAGATAGTCACGAGCCTTATGGGAACACTTGAGGATGTAAGTTACATCCGTAAgatcttctgtttgtgttacggtccagcttatGCCTGTAAGCTATGGATCATAAATTTCACTGTGTTGCTTCTTGCCCTAAGGACATAT comes from the Dioscorea cayenensis subsp. rotundata cultivar TDr96_F1 chromosome 21, TDr96_F1_v2_PseudoChromosome.rev07_lg8_w22 25.fasta, whole genome shotgun sequence genome and includes:
- the LOC120252584 gene encoding protein ACTIVITY OF BC1 COMPLEX KINASE 7, chloroplastic-like → MIFFCKVLRVNVHRAILHNGEKVVLKIQRPSLKKLFEIDLRNLKLITEYFQRSETFGGPSRDWLGIYDECSKILYEEIDCINEGKNANRFRRHFCNIKWVCVPLVHWDYTSSKVLTLEYVPGIKINDMEKIEARGYNRSQIASRVIEAY